One Drosophila willistoni isolate 14030-0811.24 chromosome XL unlocalized genomic scaffold, UCI_dwil_1.1 Seg142, whole genome shotgun sequence genomic region harbors:
- the LOC6644481 gene encoding trans-1,2-dihydrobenzene-1,2-diol dehydrogenase: MSSKLLRWGIASAGKISEDFVIAVGALPSTEHKVQAVAARSLERAQEFARKHEIPNSYGSYIELAQDEDVDVVYIGALNTQHYELSVLMLNHGKHVLCEKSLAMNRKQAEGIVAAAKVNKRFFMEAVWSRFFPSYQYVKELIATKKIGDIQAVEANLGFPMLEVERLQKRDLGGGVIYDLGIYAIQAIQWAFQEKPQNIEATGTLNAEGIDNEVSATLTYSGGRQAHLHLSSLEKLNNTAVITGTKGQVTLIDFYGPNILIDIDGKQKEWLPPQGKFPTNYTNTICLLYEAAAVRQSILAGERENQTVTYADSLLFAEIQDSLRNQIGVLNQYDEQ; encoded by the exons ATGTCGTCGAAACTTTTGCGTTGGGGCAttgcatccgctggcaagatCAGCGAGGATTTTGTCATTGCCGTCGGAGCTCTACCCTCCACTGAGCATAAGGTGCAGGCTGTGGCTGCCCGCTCTCTGGAACGTGCTCAGGAATTTGCCCGCAAACATGAGATACCCAATTCCTATGGTAGTTACATTGAATTGGCCCAAGACGAGGATGTGG ATGTCGTCTATATTGGAGCCTTAAATACGCAGCACTATGAGTTATCCGTGCTGATGTTGAACCATGGCAAACATGTGCTCTGCGAGAAGAGTCTGGCTATGAATAGGAAGCAAGCGGAGGGCATTGTGGCTGCTGCCAAGGTTAATAAACGTTTCTTCATGGAGGCCGTATGGTCGCGTTTCTTTCCATCTTATCAATATGTCAAGGAACTCATTGCCACCAAGAAAATTGGTGATATACAAGCTGTGGAGGCCAATTTGGGCTTCCCTATGCTTGAAGTGGAGCGTTTACA GAAACGTGATTTGGGCGGTGGTGTAATCTATGATCTGGGTATCTATGCCATTCAAGCCATTCAGTGGGCTTTTCAAGAGAAACCTCAAAACATAGAAGCGACTGGCACCTTGAATGCCGAAGGCATCGACAATGAAGTCAGCGCCACATTGACTTACAGTGGCGGTCGTCAGGCTCACTTGCATCTCAGTTCCTTGGAAAAGCTGAACAATACAGCTGTCATCACAGGCACCAAAGGCCAAGTTACG CTGATTGATTTCTATGGTCCCAACATACTAATCGATATCGATGGCAAACAAAAGGAATGGCTGCCACCTCAAGGTAAATTTCCCACAAATTATACCAATACCATTTGCCTGCTTTACGAGGCTGCTGCAGTGCGTCAATCCATACTTGCTGGTGAGAGGGAGAATCAAACTGTTACCTATGCGGACAGCTTGTTGTTTGCCGAAATTCAAGATAGCTTAAGGAATCAAATCGGTGTACTCAATCAatatgatgaacaataa
- the LOC6644479 gene encoding microtubule-associated protein RP/EB family member 2 — translation MALNPHLCEDKQLLSWLNRVLVSEYKRIEHLKNGAAYCQLMDMLFPQSLINLRDVFFSTTCPRESRKNLKLFSKALEKMDIKRELPVLELIRGSHSKNLQMLKWFKSVYDLNYTGRNYDVLEERNGCRMGYIEKEKLESASTQQIAPPKCTVPKAKISSIKDVSHEPDNLTTAEKVVLLKAKAQKAREELKRMEATRDYYIRKLKYVEQLCNLFESPSQQRQLIEAVKKTLAEIVMAANLDATD, via the coding sequence ATGGCCCTTAATCCCCATCTTTGCGAGGATAAGCAACTTTTGAGCTGGCTCAACAGAGTGCTAGTTTCGGAATATAAGCGAATTGAGCATCTGAAGAACGGAGCAGCCTACTGCCAATTGATGGATATGCTGTTCCCCCAGTCATTAATAAATTTGCGGGATGTTTTCTTTTCAACCACATGCCCTAGAGAAAGCcgaaaaaacttgaaattatTTAGCAAGGCTTTGGAGAAAATGGACATAAAGAGAGAATTGCCAGTTCTCGAGCTGATTCGTGGCAGTCACTCGAAAAATCTGCAAATGCTCAAATGGTTTAAGTCCGTCTACGATCTGAACTACACGGGCCGCAATTACGACGTTTTGGAAGAGCGAAACGGATGCCGCATGGGTTACATAGAGAAGGAGAAGCTCGAGTCGGCTAGCACTCAACAAATAGCCCCACCAAAATGCACGGTGCCCAAAGCCAAGATCAGTTCGATAAAAGATGTTTCGCACGAGCCGGATAACCTGACTACTGCAGAGAAGGTTGTCTTATTGAAGGCCAAGGCGCAAAAGGCACGTGAGGAGTTGAAAAGGATGGAAGCAACTCGTGACTATTATATCCGTAAGCTGAAGTACGTCGAGCAGCTATGCAATTTGTTTGAATCGCCATCGCAGCAGCGCCAATTAATCGAAGCTGTCAAGAAAACTTTGGCCGAAATTGTCATGGCTGCCAACCTCGACGCTACAGACTAA